GTTGTGTGTATGAAAACGAGCAACATGCACAAAACAACAAAGGGGATTTTCACGAAGGCATGCTTTGTCATTCGCATCAGTTTCTCCATAAAAAATAACGAAAGGCTACAAAAGCCAAAAATTTTCCTGCCATACATTTTTCTGTCAACTGCTAAACGCCTTCAACGAGGATCATCTCCGTTCCGGCGCATTCCTGCCGCAGCGCTTTGGCAGGCGCATACTCGGGAGATTCCCACCAGGCGCGCGCTTGTTGTGCGTTGGGAAACTCGAGAATCACAAAGCGCGAAGGAAGCCATGAGCCTTCGAGCGTTTCGGTTTTGCCGCCGCGCACGAGATAACGGCCGCCATAAGCCGCAATTGAGGGCGGCGCGAGCTGCTTGTAGCGCTCGTAAGTTTC
This genomic interval from Cytophagia bacterium CHB2 contains the following:
- a CDS encoding DUF1330 domain-containing protein, yielding MAAYVAVEITVKDAETYERYKQLAPPSIAAYGGRYLVRGGKTETLEGSWLPSRFVILEFPNAQQARAWWESPEYAPAKALRQECAGTEMILVEGV